One part of the Vicinamibacteria bacterium genome encodes these proteins:
- a CDS encoding ADOP family duplicated permease gives MRAPSPPRLAEALLARVVRHRDRSEEILGDLAEEHREIVRARGRLVAHLWYWYEALGIGSHYLFRRHRRKRERRRDGTMRSLLRDSKHALRGLLREPSYTAIVVVTLALGIGANAAVFSMVDALVLRPFPIPDIARLVMVWQTDPSRDWDRSNASPADFLSWKEQTTGFDDLVAMEWWDVNLSGVGEPERLQGSLVTPGFLDVLGVEPLLGRTLGADRDQFGAKTAVISYQLFSRRFGSDSSILGTAILLNGERYDVVGVAEEGFDYPYGTDVWAPLWFDAETAANRESQYLTVIGRMREGTSVEDLQSELELVSERLAREYPSTNEGRGVKTMALARAVIDLGAPAFLAMWQATTAFVLLIACVNVANLLMARGGERQRELCLQQALGAGRYRIVRQLLTENLWLAALGALLAVPLAWLGIEILRTSMPANIQRFVVGWKEIDLDWRALGFTAAVALVTAFVFGLLPAWRASRPDLTASLKEGGRASSRGRERQRGRSLLVVTEVALTLMLLVASGLSIRGAIRLTQSDQGYDPDGLMTMEVALPETKYDEEEARLQFYRALVEGARQLPEVVSADCVNILPSSGSNTSRDIEIEGQPVENPSERPHVQYRVITDSFFETMRIPIFSGRTFDGGDRTDTRRVTIVSQGFAERFWTGDDPLGRRFRISSEEDAEWLTVVGVSGDVLHDWFLGIPGATFYVPMEQAPRLGMHLALRVRGDPEAVTPAVRAIVREIDPDQPLFTVMSMRRMLAERTIGLRYAASVMAILGLIALVLAAVGIYGVIAYSVSRRSHEIGVRVALGADRRDVLKLTVGQAVRITGLGIAAGLLLAYGAGRLMASHLFGVVQLDATTFVALAGVLATASLLAGYVPARRALELDPVVALRTE, from the coding sequence GTGAGAGCGCCCAGCCCACCTCGACTCGCGGAGGCTCTCTTAGCCCGGGTCGTTCGGCATCGAGACCGATCCGAGGAGATTCTGGGCGACCTCGCCGAGGAGCACCGGGAGATCGTGCGAGCGCGGGGCCGGCTCGTGGCGCATCTCTGGTATTGGTACGAAGCGTTGGGGATTGGCAGCCATTACCTCTTCCGACGGCATCGTCGAAAGCGCGAACGCAGAAGGGACGGAACGATGAGAAGCCTGCTCCGGGATTCGAAGCACGCCCTTCGAGGGCTTCTGCGGGAGCCGAGCTACACCGCCATCGTGGTCGTGACGCTCGCTCTCGGTATCGGCGCCAACGCCGCCGTCTTCTCGATGGTGGATGCCCTCGTATTGCGCCCCTTTCCCATACCGGACATCGCCCGTCTCGTGATGGTCTGGCAGACGGATCCCTCACGAGACTGGGATCGATCCAACGCCTCGCCCGCGGACTTTCTGTCGTGGAAGGAACAGACGACCGGGTTCGATGACCTCGTGGCGATGGAGTGGTGGGACGTGAATTTGAGCGGTGTCGGCGAGCCCGAGAGGCTCCAGGGCTCATTGGTGACGCCCGGCTTCCTCGACGTTCTCGGCGTCGAGCCCCTTCTTGGCCGCACCCTCGGCGCGGATCGAGATCAGTTTGGGGCCAAGACCGCGGTCATCAGCTACCAGCTCTTCTCGCGCCGATTCGGAAGTGACTCGTCGATTCTGGGAACCGCCATACTTCTGAACGGCGAGCGATACGACGTGGTCGGCGTGGCCGAAGAGGGCTTCGATTATCCCTACGGCACCGACGTATGGGCGCCTCTGTGGTTCGACGCCGAGACGGCGGCGAACCGAGAAAGCCAGTATCTGACCGTCATCGGAAGAATGCGGGAGGGAACGTCCGTCGAAGACCTTCAGTCGGAGCTCGAGCTCGTCTCCGAGCGACTGGCACGGGAGTACCCGTCGACCAACGAGGGCCGCGGTGTCAAAACCATGGCGCTGGCGCGGGCGGTGATAGACCTCGGGGCCCCGGCGTTTCTCGCCATGTGGCAAGCGACGACGGCGTTCGTTCTCCTCATTGCCTGCGTGAACGTCGCCAATCTGCTCATGGCGAGGGGAGGTGAGCGTCAAAGGGAGCTGTGCCTCCAGCAGGCGCTCGGAGCCGGGCGGTATCGGATCGTGCGGCAGCTCCTCACCGAGAACTTGTGGCTCGCGGCTCTCGGCGCTCTTCTCGCCGTGCCCCTGGCGTGGCTGGGCATCGAGATCCTGCGGACGAGCATGCCGGCGAACATTCAGAGGTTCGTGGTCGGCTGGAAAGAGATCGACCTCGATTGGCGAGCGCTCGGGTTCACCGCAGCAGTGGCCCTCGTGACGGCGTTCGTTTTCGGACTCCTTCCGGCTTGGCGGGCGTCCCGTCCCGACCTGACGGCTTCGCTCAAGGAAGGAGGCCGCGCCAGCTCGCGGGGAAGAGAGCGCCAACGCGGTCGGAGCTTGCTCGTCGTCACCGAGGTCGCGCTCACCTTGATGCTCCTCGTGGCATCGGGCCTGAGCATTCGCGGAGCGATACGGCTGACACAATCCGACCAGGGGTACGACCCGGATGGCCTCATGACCATGGAGGTGGCCCTTCCCGAAACGAAGTACGACGAGGAAGAGGCGCGTCTCCAGTTCTACCGTGCGCTCGTGGAAGGCGCGCGACAGCTTCCTGAGGTCGTCTCCGCCGACTGCGTCAACATACTTCCCTCGAGCGGGTCCAACACGTCACGCGACATCGAGATCGAGGGGCAGCCCGTCGAGAACCCCTCCGAGAGGCCGCACGTCCAGTACCGCGTCATCACGGATTCCTTCTTCGAGACGATGCGAATTCCCATTTTTTCAGGACGGACTTTCGATGGCGGCGATCGGACCGATACCCGCCGGGTCACGATCGTAAGCCAGGGGTTCGCCGAGCGGTTCTGGACCGGTGATGACCCGCTGGGAAGGCGCTTTCGGATCTCGAGCGAGGAGGATGCCGAATGGCTCACCGTGGTGGGAGTTTCCGGTGACGTGCTCCACGATTGGTTCCTGGGAATACCGGGCGCGACGTTCTACGTGCCGATGGAGCAAGCGCCTCGTCTGGGTATGCACCTCGCCCTTCGCGTTCGCGGAGACCCGGAGGCAGTGACCCCCGCGGTTCGCGCAATCGTGCGCGAGATCGATCCCGATCAGCCGCTCTTCACCGTCATGAGCATGCGCCGCATGCTCGCCGAGCGGACGATCGGCCTTCGCTATGCCGCGAGCGTCATGGCCATCCTGGGTCTCATCGCCCTGGTGCTCGCCGCGGTTGGCATCTACGGAGTCATCGCCTACTCGGTGAGCCGGCGGTCTCACGAGATCGGGGTCCGCGTCGCACTGGGGGCCGATCGGAGGGACGTCCTGAAGCTCACCGTGGGCCAGGCGGTTCGGATCACGGGGCTCGGGATCGCCGCCGGACTCCTGCTCGCCTATGGAGCGGGCCGCCTGATGGCGAGCCACCTCTTCGGAGTGGTGCAGCTCGACGCCACGACATTCGTGGCTCTCGCGGGTGTTCTGGCCACGGCATCCCTGCTGGCTGGTTACGTTCCCGCTCGACGGGCTCTCGAGCTCGACCCCGTCGTCGCGCTCAGAACCGAGTGA
- a CDS encoding PadR family transcriptional regulator, producing the protein MIGALEQMALLAVLRLREEASAVAIRKELHERTGKNVGRGALYTVLERLEGKGYLFSWLGEPMPERGGRARRHYSVTVSGVKALRESKKAIQSLWSGLESVLGKSW; encoded by the coding sequence ATGATTGGCGCTCTCGAGCAAATGGCGCTGCTCGCTGTCCTGAGGCTCAGGGAAGAGGCCTCCGCGGTGGCCATCCGCAAGGAGCTCCACGAGCGCACGGGAAAGAACGTCGGTAGAGGGGCCCTCTATACGGTGCTCGAGAGGCTCGAGGGAAAAGGCTACCTGTTTTCCTGGCTCGGCGAGCCGATGCCGGAACGGGGAGGTCGAGCCCGTCGCCACTACAGCGTGACGGTGTCTGGCGTGAAGGCCCTCCGGGAATCGAAGAAGGCCATCCAGAGTTTGTGGAGCGGCCTGGAATCCGTGCTGGGAAAGAGCTGGTGA